In Synechococcus sp. KORDI-52, one genomic interval encodes:
- the thrC gene encoding threonine synthase: MQDWPGLIEAYRSWLPVTDATPVISLREGATPLIPVPSIADQIGKGVKVFVKYDGLNPTGSFKDRGMTMAISKAKEAGCEAVICASTGNTSAAAAAYARRGGMRAFVLIPDGYVAQGKLAQALVYGAEVLAIRGNFDRALDIVREAAEKYPVTLVNSVNPYRLQGQKTAAFEIVDALGDAPDWLCIPMGNAGNITAYWMGFQEYQQAGRSRILPKMMGFQASGSAPLVNNTTVADPETIATAIRIGNPVNRAKALAAREASNGAFLDVTDSEIIAAYKLLGGQEGIFCEPASAASVAGLLKRKDEVPAGATVVCVLTGNGLKDPDCAISNNDAAFHTDLNPDLGTVANVMGF; this comes from the coding sequence ATGCAGGACTGGCCAGGACTGATTGAGGCCTACCGCAGCTGGCTTCCCGTCACCGATGCAACGCCGGTGATCAGCCTGCGCGAGGGAGCCACCCCTCTGATTCCCGTTCCATCAATCGCGGACCAGATCGGCAAGGGTGTGAAGGTGTTCGTGAAATACGACGGCCTCAATCCCACGGGATCCTTCAAGGACCGGGGCATGACCATGGCGATCAGCAAAGCAAAGGAAGCCGGTTGTGAAGCGGTGATCTGTGCCAGCACAGGCAACACCAGTGCTGCAGCAGCGGCCTACGCCCGCCGAGGAGGGATGCGGGCCTTCGTCTTGATCCCTGATGGCTATGTCGCCCAGGGAAAACTGGCTCAAGCTCTGGTCTACGGCGCTGAGGTCTTGGCGATCCGCGGCAACTTCGACCGTGCCCTCGACATCGTTCGCGAAGCGGCGGAAAAGTATCCGGTCACCCTGGTGAACTCGGTGAATCCCTACAGGCTGCAGGGACAGAAGACGGCAGCCTTCGAAATCGTGGATGCCCTCGGAGACGCCCCCGACTGGCTGTGCATTCCCATGGGCAACGCGGGGAACATCACCGCCTATTGGATGGGTTTTCAGGAATATCAGCAGGCCGGCCGGAGCCGGATCCTGCCGAAAATGATGGGTTTCCAGGCCAGCGGATCAGCCCCTCTGGTGAACAACACCACGGTGGCGGATCCCGAAACCATCGCCACAGCCATCCGCATCGGCAACCCGGTCAACCGAGCCAAGGCCCTGGCAGCACGGGAAGCCAGCAACGGTGCGTTCCTGGATGTGACCGATTCGGAGATCATCGCGGCCTACAAACTCCTGGGCGGCCAGGAGGGAATCTTCTGCGAGCCCGCCAGCGCTGCCTCTGTGGCAGGCCTGCTTAAACGAAAAGATGAAGTACCGGCCGGCGCCACGGTGGTCTGCGTTCTGACCGGTAACGGCCTGAAGGATCCCGACTGCGCCATCAGCAACAACGATGCCGCCTTCCACACCGATCTCAATCCCGATCTGGGCACCGTCGCCAACGTGATGGGCTTCTGA
- a CDS encoding alpha/beta hydrolase — MLRRPFTRSSLVALAAGLGIGWSSIMQPLHAATDVALVSGAFRRSIPVKEFEHLAETGEGIGLLGNLLELSGQNPQEVSQMLNQKLELPLVLTSRLINTRIGEAILRRTARIIYPIHSPEPEVSVPAIRAGVINGLQSEDGLTAVSFLKSYPNAVLAVNLPALFGVIEKAESIAGLVQFFSDSPLDGLKEAQP, encoded by the coding sequence ATGCTTCGCAGGCCTTTCACCCGTTCCTCACTGGTGGCCTTGGCCGCAGGGCTTGGAATCGGTTGGAGCAGCATCATGCAACCCCTGCACGCCGCCACCGATGTGGCCCTCGTAAGCGGTGCTTTCCGTCGCTCGATACCGGTCAAGGAATTTGAGCACCTGGCCGAAACCGGGGAAGGCATTGGACTGCTGGGCAATCTGCTTGAGCTGTCCGGGCAGAACCCTCAAGAGGTTTCGCAGATGCTCAATCAAAAACTTGAGCTTCCCCTGGTGCTCACCAGCCGTCTGATCAACACACGGATCGGTGAAGCCATCCTGCGTCGTACTGCACGCATCATTTATCCGATCCACTCACCGGAACCAGAGGTCAGTGTCCCAGCGATCCGTGCGGGCGTGATCAATGGATTGCAAAGTGAAGATGGCCTCACAGCAGTGAGCTTTCTGAAGAGCTATCCCAATGCCGTGTTGGCGGTGAATCTGCCTGCTCTGTTTGGGGTGATCGAAAAAGCTGAATCGATCGCCGGCCTGGTGCAGTTTTTCTCCGACTCCCCTTTGGACGGATTGAAGGAAGCACAACCCTGA
- a CDS encoding AarF/ABC1/UbiB kinase family protein, producing the protein MAQELGDFIEAAGLLEYDPAAITRIYAGHPQRLIRRLWQTLVPIGLLLLGVAFDWIFQLLKDEERARGRARECAELLVDLGPAFIKAGQALSTRPDIVPPLLLEELAQLQDQLPGFDSGLAMACIEEDLGAPVDEIFEQLDRDPISAASLGQVHKGTLKGGAKVAVKVQRPGLREQITLDLYIVRNIAAWLNSNIGLIRSDLVALIDELGRRVFEEMDYLNEASNAETFAELHQHNPRIAVPTIYRNATSRRVLTMEWIDGVKLTNLDAVRELGVDPDDMVEVGVNCSLQQLLEHGFFHADPHPGNLLALEDGRLCYLDFGMMSEVSRESRTGLIQAVVHLVNRNFGKLSKDFVTLGFLAEDVNLEPIVPAFEKVFSQALEAGVNRMDFKAVTDDMSGVMYKFPFRVPPYYALIIRSLVTLEGIALSVDPNFKILGAAYPYFARRLMEDPDPQLRQSLKEMLFDGDAFRWTRLENLVSSAASQAQLDLESLLDQLLDFLFSPKAGLLRDQLVSATVDRLDALGWSTMQRLGRRLPKRLQPSSIAQTAPGLSDPLMQLEPVRELIQVLQSLPGFTPELLLRRMPRVLNEPDTRRMGFQVAQGLAERGVVRLVRVAAGVPA; encoded by the coding sequence CGCCTTCGACTGGATCTTCCAGTTGCTCAAGGATGAGGAACGGGCCCGGGGGCGAGCGCGCGAATGCGCTGAACTGCTGGTGGATCTCGGCCCTGCGTTCATCAAGGCCGGCCAGGCGCTCTCCACCCGGCCGGACATCGTCCCCCCATTGCTGCTGGAGGAACTGGCCCAGCTGCAGGACCAACTGCCCGGCTTCGACAGTGGCCTGGCCATGGCTTGCATCGAAGAGGACCTGGGTGCACCGGTCGACGAGATTTTCGAACAGCTGGACCGGGATCCGATTTCAGCCGCCTCCCTGGGTCAAGTCCACAAAGGAACCCTCAAAGGCGGCGCCAAGGTGGCGGTGAAAGTGCAGCGCCCGGGGCTGCGTGAGCAGATCACCCTGGATCTGTACATCGTGCGCAACATCGCCGCCTGGCTGAACAGCAACATCGGCCTGATCCGCAGCGACCTCGTCGCTTTGATCGACGAGCTGGGGCGACGGGTGTTCGAAGAGATGGACTACCTCAACGAGGCCTCAAATGCCGAGACCTTTGCTGAGCTGCATCAACACAACCCTCGGATCGCTGTTCCAACGATCTACCGCAACGCCACCAGCCGCCGCGTGCTGACAATGGAGTGGATCGACGGCGTCAAGCTCACCAACCTGGATGCGGTTCGGGAGCTCGGCGTGGATCCGGACGACATGGTGGAGGTGGGCGTGAACTGCAGCCTTCAACAGTTGCTGGAGCATGGCTTCTTCCATGCCGATCCCCACCCCGGCAATCTCCTGGCTTTGGAGGACGGTCGTCTTTGTTATCTCGACTTCGGGATGATGAGCGAAGTCAGCCGCGAGTCGCGCACCGGCTTGATTCAGGCCGTCGTCCATCTGGTGAATCGGAACTTCGGAAAGCTCTCCAAAGACTTCGTCACCCTGGGTTTCCTGGCGGAAGACGTAAACCTGGAACCGATTGTTCCGGCCTTTGAGAAGGTCTTCAGCCAAGCCTTGGAAGCCGGCGTCAACCGGATGGATTTCAAAGCGGTCACCGACGACATGTCCGGTGTGATGTACAAATTCCCCTTCCGGGTCCCGCCCTACTACGCCCTGATCATTCGGTCGCTGGTCACCCTCGAAGGCATCGCCCTGAGTGTGGATCCGAACTTCAAGATCCTCGGCGCCGCCTACCCCTACTTCGCCCGGAGGCTGATGGAGGATCCCGATCCACAACTGCGTCAGAGCCTCAAAGAGATGCTGTTCGACGGGGACGCCTTCCGTTGGACCCGTCTTGAAAATCTGGTCTCCAGTGCTGCGAGTCAGGCCCAGCTGGACCTGGAGTCCCTTCTGGACCAACTGCTCGACTTCCTGTTCTCACCCAAGGCAGGGCTCCTGAGGGATCAATTGGTGTCCGCCACCGTGGACCGACTGGATGCCCTGGGGTGGTCCACGATGCAACGTCTGGGCCGACGCTTGCCCAAACGACTGCAACCCTCCTCCATCGCTCAAACAGCTCCAGGGCTCTCCGATCCGCTGATGCAACTGGAGCCGGTGCGCGAGTTGATTCAGGTGTTGCAATCCTTGCCGGGGTTCACACCCGAGCTTCTACTTCGAAGAATGCCAAGGGTTCTGAACGAACCGGACACCCGACGGATGGGATTCCAGGTGGCTCAGGGGCTGGCCGAACGTGGAGTTGTCCGCCTGGTGCGGGTCGCTGCTGGCGTTCCTGCCTAA